Genomic segment of Luteolibacter sp. Y139:
CAACCCGTAGGAGGCGGGCGGCGAGACGGATCCGGAAGGGACAGCAGTGAAGGTGGTCCCGTCGGTGCTGTAGGACCAAACCCCGGTCGTGAAGCCGGTGGTGGTGCGCTGGGTCGCGTAAGTGATGATCGGGTCTGCCTTGCCCGTCATGCTCAAGGTCAAGTCGATGAAGCTGTTGTTGCCGGGAAAGGGAGAAGCTCCGGCGATCAGGCTCAGGGACACGCCAGCGACATCGCCATTCTGAGCATTGACGGTAGAGCCGCCAAAGTCATCCACATTGCCGAGCCAATTGGTCAGGACAACATTACCGGTTCCGCTGCTGGCTGCGATGGTGGTGGGAATGCCGTTAGTGCCTGGAAGGCCAGCTGTGGTAATTGCGGGAATATTGCTGAAATTCCAGTAGGCGACCGTGTCAGCGGAGGCGGTGGCGAGAAAGACGGCTTGGAGGGAGGCCAAGGCGAGGAGGGCGCTCCGGCGCGAGAGATGAGGCATGTGGGGACTGGTCCGGTTCATGAGTTCATGGGGTTTGGAGGTGTCGAGTGGGCTCGAGCCGGGAGGGATCTCGGTAAAAGCAGAATAGGTACCGTTTTGTGGCTTTCAGCAGTTTGAATGTGGCCAATCCGTCACTGGTTTGAAGAGAGATCGTCAGTTAGGCGATTTTCCTTGAGAGTTTGAATTTTCAGGAAATAGTGAAAACGAGATGAGCAAGGACGCGATGATCTTGAAGCAAGCGCGCGACGAATTCGTGGCCCAGTGGGGAGCGATGGGATCGCAGTGGGGGATCAACCGGACGATGGCCCAGATTCACGCCCTGCTGATGACGGCACCGGAGCCGGTGAGCACCGACGAGGTGATGGTCGAACTCCAGATCAGCCGCGGCAACGCCCACACCAATCTCAAGGAACTGGTGACGTGGGGACTGGTCCGGATTATCGTGAAAAAGGGCGAACGGCGTGAGTTTTTCGAAGCGGAGAAGGATGTTTGGCAGATTTTCACGATCGTGACCCGGGAGCGGAAGAAGCGGGAGATCGAACCCGCGCTGGGGATGCTCAATCAATGTTCCGAGGCGACCCGCGAGCTATCCTCACCTGAGGGAAAGGCATTTCATACCCAGATCCGGCAGCTGGAGGAATTCGTGGGCTTTGCCTCCAAGGTGGCGGATAAGGTGGGGGGGATGAAGCACGGCTTCGCGATCCAACTTGCCGCGAAATTGTTGGGATGATGGGAATGGCGGTTGGGACGAGTTTTCAGAGTTTTCCGAAAGGAACGGAATTTAAGATTTACGAAAGGAAAGGGAGGCTGAAATGAATCCTCAGATTGTGATATTCGGGGCGAATGGTTTCCTGGGTCGCTATTTTGCGCGCCACTATCAGGGACAAGGCCGGGAAGTGGTGTGCGTGGCCCGCCATCGCGAGGGGTGGAGTGGAGACGGGATGTTCCTGGAATGGGATGGCCGGACCATGGGCCCCTGGGCGCTGGCACTGGAAGGTGCGGAACGGGTGATCAATCTTGCCGGGCGCAGCGTGAACTGCCGCTACGATGCCCGCAACCGCAGGCAGATCATGGAGTCGCGCGTCGACTCGACCCGGGTGATCGGGAAAGCAATCGCTGCTTGCAAGGTGCCGCCGAAGCTGTGGATGAACTCGAGCACGGCGACCTTTTATCGTCACGCGGAGGATCGCCCGCAAGACGAGTGGGAGGGAGAGCCGGGCGAGGGGTTTTCGGTCGACGTGGCGCGCGCGTGGGAGGAGGCGTTTTTTGCTGCTGCGGTGCCGGGCGCGACCCGCAAGGTGGCGCTGCGCACCGGGATGGTGCTGGCTTACGAGGACGGCACAGTGTTCGAAGTGCTGCGGCACCTGACCCGGCGCGGACTGGGCGGACGGATGGGGAAGGGGGACCAGCGGGTGAGCTGGATTCACATGGAAGACTTCATCGCGGCCATCGAATTCATCGCCGCGGAGCCGTGGCGGGATGGGGTCTATAACCTGACCGCTCCGGAACACCCCACCAACCGCGAGCTGATGCAGACTTTCCGCGAGCAGCAGGGGGCGCCCTTCGGTCTGCCCGCGACCCGTTGGATGCTGGAGATCGGAGCGCAGGTGATGAAGACCGAGACCGAACTCGTGACGAAGAGCCGTTGGGCGGACCCGCGACGCTTGCGGGAGGAGGGCTTCCGCTGGCGCTGGCCGAAGCTGGAGACCGCGCTTGCAGATCTGGAGGCGCGGCATGGCCTGGAGGGATTCTTCTATCAACCCGACCACCGCTCGGCCGGGGTGCGGGTCTGGACGCCGGGAAAGAAGGCTGCGGCTGGAAGCCGGTGAGATGGGGAAAGATCCCATGGAGTCCCTGATTTTTCACAGAGGAATGCTTTGTGAATCTGCGAGGCGTCTTGTAATCTGAGGCCCCAAGCCGGATGTCGGAAATCGGAAATACCCCCAGAAAGCCGCGGGCCTCGCAAATGGTCCTGCTATTTGCGGCGCTGGTGATCGGCGTGGCCGGGCTCAAGGCGGCCCAGGCGTTCTTTGTGCCGGTGTTTCTGGCGTTCTTCATCGCCACGGTCAGCTATCCGATCACCGGGTGGCTCCAGCGCCATAAAGTGCCACCGGCGGTGGCGGTGCTGTTCACCGTCCTAGTCGATTTCGCCTTCCTCGCCGCCGTGGTGGTGCTTGGAGTGACTATCGTGGGCGATCTTCAGGAAAAGTGGGACGCGGAGTACTACGATCTGGCCCGCGCCAAGATTCTCGAAGCGAACGGCGCGATCGCCGGGAAGCTGGACGAGTGGGGCGTGGAAGACGCCGTTGAGAAGCTGAATGCCTTCACCAACGAGAACCTCGCCGAGCTGCGGAACATCAAGTTCGGCCAGATCTGGTCGCTCGGTACCGGGGTGGTCGGACGGGTGCTGACCTTTTTCGCGACGGCAGGCGTGGTGATCGTACTGACCATTTTCATGCTGTCCGAGGCGCAGGGATTCAGCCGGCGCTTTGGCGCAATCCAAGCCGCCCGCGGGCCCAATTTCCAGCGGCTCGTCGGGGCGATGCAGGACACCCAGCGCTACTTGGGAATCAAGACGATCATCAGCTTGGCAACCGGCGTCCTCGCCGGGGTGCTGTGCTGGGTGGCGGGGATCGATTTC
This window contains:
- a CDS encoding GbsR/MarR family transcriptional regulator, whose amino-acid sequence is MSKDAMILKQARDEFVAQWGAMGSQWGINRTMAQIHALLMTAPEPVSTDEVMVELQISRGNAHTNLKELVTWGLVRIIVKKGERREFFEAEKDVWQIFTIVTRERKKREIEPALGMLNQCSEATRELSSPEGKAFHTQIRQLEEFVGFASKVADKVGGMKHGFAIQLAAKLLG
- a CDS encoding TIGR01777 family oxidoreductase, which gives rise to MNPQIVIFGANGFLGRYFARHYQGQGREVVCVARHREGWSGDGMFLEWDGRTMGPWALALEGAERVINLAGRSVNCRYDARNRRQIMESRVDSTRVIGKAIAACKVPPKLWMNSSTATFYRHAEDRPQDEWEGEPGEGFSVDVARAWEEAFFAAAVPGATRKVALRTGMVLAYEDGTVFEVLRHLTRRGLGGRMGKGDQRVSWIHMEDFIAAIEFIAAEPWRDGVYNLTAPEHPTNRELMQTFREQQGAPFGLPATRWMLEIGAQVMKTETELVTKSRWADPRRLREEGFRWRWPKLETALADLEARHGLEGFFYQPDHRSAGVRVWTPGKKAAAGSR
- a CDS encoding AI-2E family transporter; this encodes MVLLFAALVIGVAGLKAAQAFFVPVFLAFFIATVSYPITGWLQRHKVPPAVAVLFTVLVDFAFLAAVVVLGVTIVGDLQEKWDAEYYDLARAKILEANGAIAGKLDEWGVEDAVEKLNAFTNENLAELRNIKFGQIWSLGTGVVGRVLTFFATAGVVIVLTIFMLSEAQGFSRRFGAIQAARGPNFQRLVGAMQDTQRYLGIKTIISLATGVLAGVLCWVAGIDFFLLWGILAFVMNFIPAVGSLIASIPPILLALIAKDGGTTNAIVVGCGYGLINMFLDNFVQPTLLGKRFGLSILVVVLCVLFWGWLWGLIGIVLAVPLTMILKVVLDNSDEFRWVAVAIGQEPRKEEPPPEKVNDSVAAAGEAAKATGGN